A window from Pseudomonas alloputida encodes these proteins:
- a CDS encoding GlxA family transcriptional regulator produces MQAKDFFHLASLRYSKQLGLGLQPMFDIRLVSPDSQPVDSFSNVQLPVDGGLDDADVIILPAYWDDFDNLLQRYPQVLPWLREQHARGAVLCAEASGVFWLAESGLLDGKEATTYWRFFNSFAERFPQIRLNQDKHLTDADNIYCAGGATSACDLYIYLIERFCGANVARAVSRDILYEVQRNYTPGRMGFGGQKLHQDLIILQIQHWLEEHFADKFRFEDVARNHGMSIRNFMRRFQGATGDKPLHYLQRLRIETAKGLLSSTRKSIKTISYEVGYDDASFFARLFRQHTELSPNQYRQQFMQEA; encoded by the coding sequence ATGCAGGCCAAGGACTTCTTCCACCTCGCCAGCCTGCGCTATAGCAAGCAGCTGGGCCTGGGCTTGCAGCCCATGTTCGACATCCGCCTGGTGAGCCCCGACAGCCAGCCCGTGGACAGCTTCAGCAATGTGCAGTTACCGGTTGACGGCGGCCTGGACGACGCCGATGTGATCATCCTCCCGGCCTACTGGGATGATTTCGACAACTTGCTGCAGCGTTACCCACAGGTGCTGCCGTGGCTGCGTGAACAGCACGCGCGTGGCGCGGTGCTGTGCGCCGAGGCCAGTGGTGTGTTCTGGCTGGCCGAATCCGGCCTGCTCGATGGCAAGGAAGCGACCACCTACTGGCGCTTCTTCAACAGCTTTGCCGAACGCTTCCCGCAGATCCGCCTGAACCAGGACAAGCACCTGACCGATGCCGACAATATCTACTGCGCCGGCGGTGCAACTTCAGCCTGCGACCTGTACATCTACCTGATCGAACGCTTCTGCGGTGCCAACGTCGCCCGTGCGGTGTCCCGCGATATCCTTTACGAAGTGCAACGCAACTACACCCCGGGGCGCATGGGCTTTGGCGGGCAGAAGCTGCACCAGGACCTGATCATCCTGCAGATCCAGCACTGGCTGGAGGAGCACTTCGCCGACAAGTTCCGCTTCGAGGATGTGGCCCGCAACCACGGCATGAGCATCCGCAACTTCATGCGCCGCTTCCAGGGCGCAACAGGTGACAAGCCGTTGCATTACCTGCAACGGTTACGCATCGAGACAGCCAAGGGGTTGTTGTCGAGCACGCGCAAGAGCATCAAGACCATCAGTTACGAGGTGGGCTATGACGATGCCAGTTTCTTTGCGCGGCTGTTCCGCCAGCATACCGAGTTGTCGCCGAACCAGTATCGGCAGCAGTTCATGCAGGAAGCCTGA
- the zapE gene encoding cell division protein ZapE — MTPLERYQADLKRPDFFHDAAQETAVRHLQRLYDDLVHAQNNKPGMFGKLFGKKEQTPVKGLYFWGGVGRGKTYLVDTFYEALPFKQKMRTHFHRFMKRVHEEMKTLKGEKNPLTIIAKRFSEEAKVICFDEFFVSDITDAMILGTLMEELFKNGVSLVATSNIVPDGLYKDGLQRARFLPAIAMIKQYTDVVNVDSGVDYRLRHLEQAELFHFPLDDAAHQSMRASFKALTPECTQSIENDVLMIENRPINALRTCDDVAWFDFRALCDGPRSQNDYIELGKIFHAVLLSNVEQMGVTTDDIARRFINMVDEFYDRNVKLIISAEVELKDLYTGGRLSFEFQRTLSRLLEMQSHEFLARAHKP; from the coding sequence ATGACTCCCTTAGAACGCTATCAAGCAGATCTGAAACGTCCCGACTTCTTCCATGACGCGGCGCAGGAAACTGCGGTGCGTCACCTCCAGCGCCTGTACGACGACCTGGTGCACGCGCAGAACAACAAGCCGGGCATGTTCGGCAAGCTGTTCGGCAAGAAGGAGCAGACTCCGGTCAAGGGCCTGTACTTCTGGGGTGGGGTGGGGCGAGGCAAGACCTACCTGGTTGATACCTTCTACGAAGCGCTGCCGTTCAAGCAGAAGATGCGTACGCACTTCCACCGCTTCATGAAGCGTGTGCACGAGGAGATGAAAACCCTCAAGGGCGAGAAGAACCCGCTTACCATCATTGCCAAGCGCTTCAGCGAAGAGGCCAAGGTGATCTGCTTCGACGAATTCTTCGTGTCGGACATTACCGACGCCATGATCCTCGGCACCTTGATGGAAGAGCTGTTCAAGAATGGCGTGTCGCTGGTGGCCACCTCCAACATCGTGCCGGACGGCCTGTACAAGGACGGCCTGCAGCGTGCGCGCTTCCTGCCGGCCATCGCCATGATCAAGCAGTACACCGACGTGGTGAACGTCGATAGCGGGGTCGACTACCGCCTGCGTCACCTGGAGCAGGCCGAACTGTTCCACTTCCCTCTCGATGACGCGGCGCACCAGAGCATGCGCGCCAGCTTCAAGGCGCTCACCCCTGAGTGCACCCAGTCGATCGAGAACGACGTGCTGATGATCGAGAATCGCCCGATCAATGCCCTGCGTACTTGCGACGACGTCGCCTGGTTCGACTTCCGCGCCCTGTGCGACGGGCCGCGCAGCCAGAACGACTACATTGAGCTGGGCAAGATCTTCCACGCCGTATTGCTGAGCAACGTGGAGCAGATGGGCGTCACCACCGACGACATCGCCCGCCGCTTCATCAACATGGTGGACGAGTTCTACGATCGCAACGTCAAGCTGATCATCTCGGCCGAGGTGGAGTTGAAGGACCTGTATACCGGTGGGCGTCTGAGCTTCGAGTTCCAGCGTACCCTGAGCCGGTTGCTGGAGATGCAGTCGCACGAATTCCTGGCGCGCGCGCACAAGCCCTGA
- a CDS encoding tryptophan--tRNA ligase, giving the protein MTTRILTGITTTGTPHLGNYAGAIRPAIRASQQPGVDSFYFLADYHALIKCDDPLRIQRSRLEIAATWLAGGLDPDKVTFYRQSDIPEIPELTWLLTCVAAKGLLNRAHAYKASVDKNVENGEDPDAGVTMGLFSYPVLMAADILMFNANKVPVGRDQIQHVEMARDIGQRFNHLFGQGKDFFALPEAVIEESVATLPGLDGRKMSKSYDNTIPLFTSAKDMKDAISRIVTDSRAPGEAKDPDNAHLFTLYQAFSTPEQCAGFREELLQGLGWGDAKQRLFQLLDGQLAEKREYYHQLIARPADLEDILLAGAAKARKIATPFLEQLREAVGLRSFRSSVQATAEVKKKATKSARFVSFRDEDGSFRFRLLAADGEQLLLSRSFADGKSAGAVSKQLQQGGEADVRIEGLSFGLWLNGEQVADGPQFDNAEARDAAIQSLNEALAPQQD; this is encoded by the coding sequence ATGACCACGCGCATTCTTACCGGTATCACCACCACTGGCACTCCGCACCTGGGCAACTACGCCGGCGCCATCCGCCCGGCGATCCGTGCCAGCCAGCAGCCCGGTGTCGATTCGTTCTACTTCCTGGCCGACTACCACGCCCTGATCAAGTGCGACGACCCGCTGCGCATCCAGCGCTCGCGCCTGGAAATCGCCGCCACCTGGCTGGCCGGTGGCCTGGACCCGGACAAGGTGACCTTCTATCGCCAGTCCGACATCCCGGAAATCCCCGAGCTGACCTGGCTGCTGACCTGCGTTGCCGCCAAAGGCCTGCTGAACCGCGCGCATGCCTACAAGGCCTCGGTGGACAAGAACGTCGAGAACGGCGAAGACCCGGACGCCGGCGTGACGATGGGCCTGTTCAGCTACCCGGTGCTGATGGCCGCCGATATCCTGATGTTCAACGCCAACAAGGTGCCGGTCGGTCGTGACCAGATCCAGCACGTGGAAATGGCCCGCGATATCGGTCAGCGCTTCAACCATCTGTTCGGTCAAGGCAAGGACTTCTTCGCCTTGCCGGAGGCTGTGATCGAAGAAAGCGTGGCGACCCTGCCGGGCCTGGACGGGCGCAAGATGTCCAAGAGCTATGACAACACCATCCCGTTGTTCACCAGCGCCAAGGACATGAAAGACGCCATCTCGCGCATCGTCACCGATTCGCGCGCGCCCGGTGAGGCGAAAGACCCGGACAACGCGCACCTGTTCACCCTGTACCAGGCCTTCTCGACGCCTGAGCAGTGCGCCGGTTTCCGCGAAGAGCTGCTGCAGGGCCTGGGCTGGGGCGATGCCAAGCAGCGCCTGTTCCAGCTGCTGGACGGCCAGCTGGCCGAGAAGCGCGAGTACTATCATCAGTTGATCGCCCGGCCGGCGGACCTGGAAGACATCCTGCTGGCTGGCGCCGCCAAGGCCCGCAAGATCGCCACGCCGTTCCTCGAGCAGCTGCGCGAGGCCGTTGGCCTGCGTTCATTCCGCAGCAGCGTGCAGGCCACCGCCGAAGTGAAGAAAAAAGCCACCAAGAGCGCGCGTTTTGTCAGCTTCCGTGATGAAGACGGCAGCTTCCGCTTCCGCCTGCTGGCCGCTGATGGCGAGCAACTGCTGTTGTCGCGCAGCTTCGCCGACGGCAAGAGTGCTGGCGCCGTGAGCAAGCAGCTGCAGCAAGGTGGCGAGGCCGATGTCCGCATCGAAGGCCTGAGCTTCGGCCTGTGGCTCAATGGCGAGCAGGTTGCCGACGGGCCGCAGTTCGACAACGCTGAAGCCCGTGATGCGGCCATTCAGAGCCTGAACGAAGCCTTGGCACCACAGCAGGACTGA
- a CDS encoding alpha/beta hydrolase, which yields MLVRETPLFIDGPSGQLEALYLDVANARGAVLICHPNPVQGGTMLNKVVSTLQRTARDAGYVTLRFNYRGVGQSAGSHDMGAGEVADAEAAAAWLRARHPGLPLVLMGFSFGGFVATSLAGRLETAGVELQHLFMIAPAVMRLTAEFPMPQRCPLTVVQPDADEVVAPQLVYEWSDSLSRPHELLKVAECGHFFHGKLTDLKDLLLPRLSN from the coding sequence TTGCTTGTCCGCGAAACCCCCTTGTTCATCGATGGCCCCAGCGGCCAGCTGGAAGCCTTGTACCTGGACGTGGCCAATGCCCGTGGCGCGGTGCTGATCTGCCACCCCAACCCGGTCCAGGGCGGCACCATGCTCAACAAGGTGGTCTCGACCCTGCAGCGCACCGCACGTGATGCCGGTTATGTGACCCTGCGTTTCAACTACCGTGGCGTCGGCCAGAGCGCCGGCAGCCACGACATGGGCGCTGGCGAAGTGGCCGATGCCGAGGCCGCTGCAGCATGGCTGCGTGCCAGGCACCCCGGGCTACCGCTGGTGCTGATGGGCTTTTCGTTCGGTGGTTTCGTTGCCACCAGCCTGGCCGGGCGCCTTGAAACTGCAGGCGTCGAGTTGCAGCACCTGTTCATGATCGCCCCGGCGGTCATGCGCCTGACCGCCGAATTCCCGATGCCGCAGCGCTGCCCGCTCACCGTGGTGCAGCCGGACGCCGATGAAGTCGTCGCGCCGCAGCTGGTTTACGAATGGTCCGACAGCCTGTCGCGTCCCCATGAGCTGCTGAAAGTGGCAGAATGCGGACACTTCTTCCATGGCAAGCTGACCGATCTGAAGGATCTGCTGCTGCCGCGCCTTTCGAACTGA
- a CDS encoding YhcB family protein, whose translation MELSLLVWLLPTLALVIGVAVGFIVARLLPNAAPSNTQRQLDDIQKRFDSYQNEVVTHFNSTAMLVKKLTQSYQDVQDHLAEGANSLALDDVTRQRLLAALHSDAPQGPRDRLTPPKDTAEVPRDYAPKAPNSPGMLDESYGLKR comes from the coding sequence GTGGAACTCTCGCTCCTTGTTTGGTTGTTGCCAACCCTGGCCCTGGTCATCGGTGTGGCAGTCGGTTTCATTGTTGCCCGCCTGCTGCCCAATGCGGCCCCGAGCAACACCCAGCGTCAACTGGATGACATCCAGAAGCGCTTCGACAGCTACCAGAACGAAGTGGTCACCCATTTCAACAGCACCGCCATGCTGGTCAAGAAACTGACCCAGAGCTATCAGGACGTACAGGATCACCTGGCTGAAGGCGCCAACAGCCTGGCCCTCGATGACGTCACCCGCCAACGCCTGCTGGCTGCGCTGCACTCCGATGCACCGCAAGGCCCGCGTGACCGCCTGACCCCACCTAAAGACACCGCCGAAGTGCCGCGCGACTATGCACCGAAAGCGCCTAACTCGCCGGGCATGCTCGACGAAAGCTACGGGCTCAAGCGTTGA
- a CDS encoding methionine gamma-lyase → MRDSHHNTGFSTRAIHHGYDPLSHGGALVPPVYQTATYAFPTVEYGAACFAGEEPGHFYSRISNPTLALLEQRMASLEGGEAGLALASGMGAITSTLWTLLRPGDELIVGRTLYGCTFAFLHHGIGEFGVKVRHVDLNDAKALKAAISSKTRMIYFETPANPNMQLVDIAAVVEAVRGHDVHVVVDNTYCTPYLQRPLELGADLVVHSATKYLSGHGDITAGLVVGRKVLVDRIRLEGLKDMTGAVLSPHDAALLMRGIKTLALRMDRHCANAQQVAEFLVRQPQVELIHYPGLPSFAQYALAQRQMRLPGGMIAFELKGGIEAGRRFMNALQLFARAVSLGDAESLAQHPASMTHSSYTPQERAHHGISEGLVRLSVGLEDVEDLLADVEQALQACC, encoded by the coding sequence ATGCGCGACTCCCACCACAACACCGGTTTTTCCACGCGGGCCATTCATCATGGCTATGACCCGCTTTCCCATGGTGGCGCCCTGGTGCCACCGGTGTACCAGACGGCTACCTATGCCTTCCCCACTGTCGAGTACGGTGCTGCCTGCTTCGCCGGGGAGGAGCCTGGGCATTTCTACAGCCGCATTTCCAACCCCACGCTGGCCTTGCTGGAGCAGCGCATGGCTTCGCTGGAGGGCGGTGAAGCGGGGTTGGCGTTGGCATCGGGGATGGGCGCAATTACCTCAACCCTCTGGACCCTGCTCAGGCCTGGGGATGAGCTGATTGTCGGGCGCACCCTGTATGGCTGTACCTTCGCTTTTCTGCACCACGGTATTGGTGAGTTCGGGGTGAAAGTTCGCCATGTCGATCTCAACGATGCCAAGGCCCTGAAAGCGGCGATCAGCAGCAAAACACGGATGATCTACTTCGAAACACCGGCCAACCCCAACATGCAACTTGTGGATATCGCGGCGGTTGTGGAGGCCGTGCGGGGGCATGATGTGCATGTGGTGGTCGATAACACCTACTGTACGCCGTACCTGCAGCGGCCACTGGAGCTGGGGGCGGACCTGGTGGTGCACTCGGCAACCAAGTACCTCAGTGGGCATGGTGATATCACTGCCGGGTTGGTGGTGGGGCGCAAGGTGTTGGTCGATCGCATTCGCCTGGAAGGGCTGAAGGATATGACCGGGGCAGTGCTGTCGCCCCATGACGCGGCGCTGCTGATGCGCGGGATCAAGACGCTTGCCTTGCGCATGGACCGGCATTGTGCCAATGCCCAGCAGGTGGCGGAGTTTCTCGTCCGGCAGCCGCAGGTGGAATTGATTCATTACCCGGGGCTACCGTCTTTTGCCCAGTACGCGTTGGCCCAGCGACAGATGCGTTTGCCTGGCGGGATGATTGCCTTTGAGCTCAAGGGTGGCATTGAGGCGGGGCGGCGCTTCATGAATGCACTGCAGCTCTTTGCCCGGGCGGTGAGCCTGGGGGATGCAGAATCGCTGGCGCAGCATCCGGCGAGCATGACGCATTCCAGCTATACGCCGCAGGAGCGGGCGCATCACGGGATATCGGAGGGGTTGGTGCGTCTGTCGGTGGGGCTGGAGGATGTGGAGGACCTGCTGGCAGATGTCGAACAGGCATTGCAGGCCTGCTGTTAG
- a CDS encoding Lrp/AsnC family transcriptional regulator: MPSSLDRTDRALLAALQDNARLTVAELADQVALTTSPCWRRVKLLEENGYITGYQAILSPKSLGFGVTAFVSIMMDSHTKDMALAFEQRLMEIPEIVACHNISGRYDFLLEILARDLESFGEFTREVLQRLPGVKEIYSSFSYKAVKERRVIPVSEKHI; the protein is encoded by the coding sequence ATGCCTTCAAGCCTCGACCGCACCGACCGCGCCCTGCTCGCCGCCTTGCAGGACAATGCCCGTCTCACCGTTGCCGAACTCGCCGACCAGGTGGCACTGACTACCTCGCCCTGCTGGCGACGGGTCAAGTTATTGGAGGAAAACGGCTACATCACCGGCTACCAGGCCATCCTCTCGCCCAAGTCGCTGGGGTTTGGTGTGACCGCGTTCGTCAGCATCATGATGGACTCGCACACCAAGGACATGGCGCTGGCGTTTGAACAGCGCCTGATGGAAATCCCCGAGATCGTCGCCTGCCACAACATCTCCGGCCGCTATGACTTTCTGCTGGAGATCCTGGCACGGGACCTGGAGTCGTTTGGCGAATTTACCCGGGAAGTGCTGCAGCGGTTGCCGGGGGTGAAGGAGATCTATTCGAGTTTTTCGTACAAAGCGGTGAAGGAAAGACGGGTGATACCGGTGTCGGAGAAACATATCTGA
- a CDS encoding S-type pyocin domain-containing protein — MARDNTYYLDEALYISAQAPTGIELSFIGGGGPGSGGWGLSDGYPRGTSPTKNDIARVISTRRVLTEEFQIIEKDYSDKYAHETNQLPETINALKAQIKAEASSTNGAASPFVTEQQILSSRISQIRDGYLQILPDANNYFGVPAFYKRGDSMMSRFLDPGFFAATTGQELGVEWATRLQKSWEGTYRLHLEAQKHQALADELRALASQVDQEELSQQPLDLLQVIARRTAQIHTERQIHFDCLPNVLQHELGQTVIDDTLTLVQTFSTYLATAAALVQAKQSQIPPYQDQNPRINSPLSKPQLEGLLHLVDEQRLRRAGPRWQEYHLALALTESIRFLGVYAGATQNLMQRAAEVENLQAQLAAQEEAARQQAEAERLAAEAERQRQEALRRSVSYINEARLAVSTPAVIPIGATTFAVAEAAYSALAESIAAALTRLVATTVPSVAVGTLAMAWPSTLGNSERQYLISTPLDSLSPAGGPDLAALAASSTSIDLPYLLAGVENENELDLYVVPSGKPVAVRAATFDSERQVYSLALDNPQRILTWTPASAPGGDEGNSTSLPLVPPGTVVYTGSSLNPVVTEQEGYPALDLLDQERLIITFPMDSGLPPILVVFKSPRYEAGTSTGHGAQVSDTWRKEAASLEGAPIPAQIAELLKSREFRNFDAFRRQFWKAVANDPELSKQFDEMSLSRMRKNGYSPIVDFPDSHLSQKTFILHHVIPISEGGGVYDMDNIRIVTPLSHNSIHYGTKP; from the coding sequence ATGGCACGGGACAATACGTATTATCTCGATGAGGCGCTATACATCAGTGCGCAAGCACCTACAGGTATTGAACTGAGTTTTATCGGTGGCGGTGGGCCGGGCTCAGGTGGCTGGGGGCTAAGCGATGGTTATCCACGCGGCACCAGCCCAACCAAAAATGATATTGCTCGGGTTATTTCCACGCGTAGGGTGCTGACAGAAGAATTTCAAATCATCGAAAAGGACTATTCAGATAAGTATGCTCATGAAACAAACCAGCTTCCTGAAACTATAAATGCACTAAAAGCCCAGATCAAAGCCGAGGCGAGCAGTACAAACGGCGCGGCATCACCATTCGTAACAGAGCAACAAATCCTGTCGTCGCGCATCAGCCAGATTCGTGATGGTTATCTGCAGATTTTACCCGACGCCAACAACTACTTTGGCGTACCCGCATTCTACAAGCGGGGCGACTCAATGATGAGCCGGTTTCTAGACCCGGGTTTCTTCGCAGCAACAACAGGCCAGGAATTAGGCGTGGAATGGGCCACAAGGCTGCAGAAGTCTTGGGAGGGTACGTACCGTTTACACCTGGAAGCTCAGAAGCACCAAGCATTAGCTGACGAACTTCGAGCACTGGCAAGCCAGGTAGATCAGGAAGAACTCAGCCAGCAACCGCTGGATTTGTTGCAGGTGATTGCGCGTAGAACAGCGCAGATCCACACAGAGCGACAAATACATTTCGATTGTTTACCCAACGTCCTTCAGCATGAGCTGGGTCAAACCGTCATTGACGACACGCTCACGCTTGTCCAAACCTTCAGTACCTACCTGGCAACTGCTGCCGCCTTGGTGCAGGCCAAGCAGTCGCAAATTCCCCCCTATCAAGATCAAAACCCGCGCATCAACAGCCCCCTGTCGAAACCACAACTTGAAGGGCTTTTGCACCTTGTAGATGAGCAACGGTTGCGCCGGGCTGGCCCACGCTGGCAGGAATACCACCTGGCACTGGCGCTAACCGAATCGATCAGATTCCTGGGGGTATATGCAGGTGCCACGCAGAACCTGATGCAGCGCGCGGCTGAAGTGGAAAACCTCCAGGCTCAACTCGCTGCACAGGAAGAAGCTGCACGCCAGCAGGCCGAAGCCGAACGCTTGGCTGCTGAAGCCGAGCGCCAAAGGCAAGAGGCTTTGCGGCGTAGTGTCTCCTATATCAATGAAGCGCGGCTAGCGGTATCCACACCTGCCGTAATCCCAATTGGGGCTACCACTTTTGCCGTAGCCGAAGCGGCTTACTCTGCCTTGGCTGAATCGATCGCAGCGGCACTTACCCGGCTTGTTGCTACGACTGTCCCTTCGGTCGCAGTAGGCACCCTTGCGATGGCCTGGCCATCAACGCTGGGCAACAGTGAACGCCAGTACCTCATCAGCACCCCACTCGACAGCCTTAGCCCTGCCGGTGGGCCCGACCTTGCTGCCTTGGCGGCATCCTCGACCAGCATCGACCTGCCCTACCTTCTGGCGGGGGTTGAGAACGAAAACGAACTGGATCTCTACGTGGTGCCGAGTGGCAAGCCGGTGGCGGTACGCGCAGCAACGTTCGACAGCGAGCGGCAGGTCTACAGCCTGGCGCTGGATAATCCGCAACGGATTCTGACCTGGACACCCGCCAGCGCGCCGGGTGGCGATGAGGGAAACTCCACCAGCCTACCGCTAGTCCCGCCTGGTACCGTCGTGTACACCGGCAGCAGCCTGAACCCTGTCGTCACCGAGCAGGAGGGTTACCCCGCGCTTGATCTGCTGGACCAGGAACGGCTGATCATCACCTTCCCCATGGACTCCGGATTACCGCCTATTCTGGTGGTGTTCAAGAGCCCGCGATACGAGGCAGGAACATCGACCGGACATGGTGCACAGGTGTCAGATACATGGCGAAAGGAGGCAGCCAGCCTTGAGGGTGCTCCGATTCCTGCTCAAATTGCAGAACTTCTTAAAAGTAGGGAATTCAGAAATTTTGACGCATTCCGGCGACAGTTCTGGAAAGCGGTGGCTAATGATCCTGAGCTTTCAAAGCAATTTGATGAAATGAGCCTGAGTCGGATGAGAAAAAACGGCTACTCACCGATAGTCGATTTCCCAGACAGCCACCTGAGCCAAAAGACCTTTATACTTCATCATGTAATCCCGATCAGTGAAGGGGGCGGCGTTTATGACATGGATAACATTCGTATTGTCACACCGCTATCGCACAACAGCATTCACTACGGAACAAAACCATGA
- a CDS encoding bacteriocin immunity protein: protein MSEKTKLSDYTENEFLALIIEIHRANLEEPDHVLGGLLDHFSKITEHPSGYDLLYRPNPKENGKPEKVLEIVKQWRLANGKDGFKPS from the coding sequence ATGAGTGAAAAAACCAAACTTTCTGACTATACCGAAAACGAATTCTTGGCACTCATAATTGAAATCCACAGAGCCAACTTGGAAGAACCCGATCATGTACTGGGAGGACTTCTTGATCATTTTTCAAAAATCACTGAACACCCCTCAGGCTACGATCTTTTGTACAGACCAAACCCAAAGGAAAATGGTAAACCTGAAAAAGTACTAGAAATAGTCAAGCAATGGCGGCTAGCCAACGGTAAAGACGGTTTCAAGCCCAGCTAA
- the cysN gene encoding sulfate adenylyltransferase subunit CysN gives MSHQSDLISEDILAYLAQHERKELLRFLTCGNVDDGKSTLIGRLLHDSKMIYEDHLEAITRDSKKVGTTGEEVDLALLVDGLQAEREQGITIDVAYRYFSTAKRKFIIADTPGHEQYTRNMATGASTCDLAIILVDARYGVQTQTRRHSYIASLLGIKHIVVAVNKMDLKGFDEGVFESIKADYLKFAEAINLTPSSLHFVPMSALKGDNVVNHSEQSPWYAGPTLMEILETVEVSADRNFTDLRFPVQYVNRPNLNFRGFAGTIASGVVHKGDEIVVLPSGKSSRVKSIVTYEGELENAGPGQAVTLTMEDEIDISRGDLLVHADNVPPVTDQFDAMLVWMAEEPMLPGKKYDIKRATSYVPGSIASITHKVDVNTLEQGAASALQLNEIGRVKVALDTSIALDGYDSNRTTGAFIVIDRLTNGTVGAGMIIAPPVLPHGSTGHHGKQAHVSTEERALRFGQQPATVLFSGLSGAGKSTLAYAVERKLFDMGRAVYVLDGQNLRHDLNKGLPQDRAGRTENWRRAAHVARQFNEAGMLTLAAFVAPDAEGREQAKALIGKERLVTVYVQASPLVCRERDPQGLYAAGGDNIPGESFPFDVPLDADLVIDTQATSVDEGVKQVLDVLRQRGAI, from the coding sequence ATGTCGCACCAATCCGATTTGATCAGCGAAGATATCCTCGCTTATCTGGCTCAGCACGAGCGTAAAGAACTGCTGCGTTTTCTCACCTGCGGCAACGTGGATGACGGCAAGAGCACCCTGATCGGGCGCCTGCTGCACGACTCGAAGATGATCTACGAGGACCACCTCGAGGCCATCACCCGCGATTCGAAGAAAGTCGGCACCACCGGCGAAGAAGTCGACCTGGCGCTGCTGGTAGATGGCCTGCAGGCCGAGCGCGAGCAGGGCATCACCATCGATGTCGCCTACCGCTACTTCTCCACCGCCAAGCGCAAGTTCATCATCGCCGACACCCCGGGCCATGAGCAGTACACCCGCAACATGGCCACCGGTGCGTCCACCTGCGACCTGGCGATCATCCTGGTCGATGCCCGCTACGGCGTGCAGACCCAGACCCGTCGCCACAGCTACATCGCGTCGTTGCTGGGTATCAAGCACATCGTGGTCGCGGTCAACAAGATGGACCTGAAGGGCTTCGATGAAGGCGTCTTCGAGTCGATCAAGGCCGACTACCTGAAGTTCGCCGAAGCCATCAACCTGACCCCGAGCAGCCTGCACTTCGTGCCGATGTCGGCGCTCAAGGGTGACAACGTGGTCAACCACAGCGAGCAATCGCCGTGGTACGCCGGCCCGACGCTGATGGAAATCCTCGAAACCGTCGAGGTTTCGGCTGACCGCAACTTCACCGACCTGCGTTTCCCGGTGCAGTACGTCAACCGTCCCAACCTGAACTTCCGCGGCTTCGCGGGCACCATCGCCAGTGGCGTGGTGCACAAAGGTGACGAGATTGTCGTGCTGCCGTCGGGCAAGAGCAGCCGGGTCAAGTCCATCGTCACCTACGAAGGTGAACTGGAAAACGCTGGCCCAGGCCAGGCCGTGACCCTGACCATGGAAGACGAGATCGACATCTCCCGTGGCGACCTGCTGGTACATGCCGACAACGTCCCGCCGGTCACCGACCAGTTCGACGCCATGCTGGTGTGGATGGCCGAGGAGCCGATGCTCCCGGGCAAGAAATACGACATCAAGCGTGCCACCAGCTACGTGCCAGGTTCGATTGCCAGCATCACCCACAAGGTCGATGTGAACACCCTGGAGCAGGGCGCTGCCAGTGCGCTGCAGCTGAACGAGATCGGCCGCGTCAAGGTAGCCCTGGACACCTCGATCGCCCTCGACGGTTACGACAGCAACCGCACCACCGGTGCGTTCATCGTCATCGACCGCCTGACCAACGGCACCGTTGGCGCCGGCATGATCATCGCCCCGCCAGTGTTGCCACACGGCAGCACCGGCCATCATGGCAAGCAGGCCCACGTGTCCACCGAAGAGCGCGCCCTGCGCTTCGGCCAGCAGCCAGCCACCGTGCTGTTCAGCGGCCTGTCGGGTGCTGGCAAGAGCACTTTGGCCTATGCCGTTGAGCGCAAGCTGTTCGACATGGGCCGTGCGGTGTACGTGCTCGATGGCCAGAACCTGCGTCACGACCTGAACAAGGGCCTGCCACAGGACCGCGCTGGCCGTACCGAGAACTGGCGCCGCGCCGCCCATGTGGCGCGCCAGTTCAACGAAGCCGGCATGCTGACCCTGGCTGCGTTCGTGGCCCCGGATGCCGAAGGCCGCGAACAGGCCAAGGCGCTGATCGGCAAGGAACGCCTGGTGACCGTTTACGTCCAGGCCTCGCCGCTGGTTTGCCGCGAGCGTGACCCGCAAGGCCTGTACGCTGCCGGTGGCGACAACATCCCGGGTGAAAGCTTCCCGTTCGATGTGCCGCTGGATGCTGATCTTGTGATCGACACCCAGGCCACCAGCGTGGACGAAGGCGTGAAACAGGTGCTGGACGTGCTGCGTCAGCGTGGCGCGATCTAA